A part of Girardinichthys multiradiatus isolate DD_20200921_A chromosome 12, DD_fGirMul_XY1, whole genome shotgun sequence genomic DNA contains:
- the ppp2r2aa gene encoding serine/threonine-protein phosphatase 2A 55 kDa regulatory subunit B alpha isoform isoform X1 produces the protein MAGKRKLSERPGGGSSDVQWCFSQVKGAMDDDVAEADIISTVEFNHTGELLATGDKGGRVVIFQQEPESKNQPQCRGEYNVYSTFQSHEPEFDYLKSLEIEEKINKIRWLPQKNAAQFLLSTNDKTIKLWKISERDKRPEGYNLKEEDGRYRDPNTVTTLRVPVLRPMDLMVEASPRRVFANAHTYHINSISVNSDHETYLSADDLRINLWHLEITDRSFNIVDIKPANMEELTEVITAAEFHPDQCNTFVYSSSKGTIRLCDMRASALCDQHTKMFEEPEDPNNRSFFSEIISSISDVKFSHSGRYMMTRDYLSVKIWDLNMESRPVETYQVHEYLRSKLCSLYENDCIFDKFECCWNGNDSVVMTGSYNNFFRMFDRDYRQDVTFEASRENSKPRSVLKPRKISTGGKRKKDEISVDSLDFNKKILHTAWHPLDNIIAVATTNNLYIFQDKLN, from the exons ATGGCAGGTAAAAGAAAACTGTCAGAAC GGCCCGGTGGTGGGAGCAGCGATGTGCAATGGTGCTTCTCTCAAGTCAAAGGAGCGATGGATGATGATGTGGCTGAAG CTGACATCATATCTACTGTTGAATTCAATCACACGGGGGAGCTTCTCGCCACGGGGGACAAAGGAGGTCGTGTTGTCATCTTTCAGCAGGAGCCAGAG AGTAAGAATCAGCCTCAGTGCAGAGGAGAGTACAACGTTTATAGCACCTTCCAGAGCCACGAGCCTGAGTTCGACTACCTGAAAAGTCTTGAGATTGAAGAGAAGATCAACAAGATTCGATGGTTACCTCAAAAGAATGCAGCACAGTTCCTTTTGTCCACAAATG ATAAAACCATCAAGCTGTGGAAAATTAGTGAGCGCGACAAGAGACCAGAGGGCTACAATTTGAAGGAAGAAGATGGGCGATACAGAGATCCCAATACTGTCACAACACTACGG GTACCGGTGTTGAGGCCCATGGACCTGATGGTGGAGGCCAGCCCCAGACGAGTGTTTGCAAACGCTCACACGTACCATATCAACTCCATATCAGTCAACAGTGACCATGAGACCTATCTGTCTGCAGATGACCTGCGCATAAACCTCTGGCATCTGGAGATCACTGATCGCAGCTTTA ATATTGTTGACATAAAGCCAGCCAATATGGAGGAGCTGACGGAAGTCATCACGGCTGCAGAGTTCCACCCCGACCAGTGTAACACTTTTGTTTACAGCAGCAGCAAGGGAACCATCCGCCTGTGTGATATGAGGGCATCAGCACTGTGTGACCAGCATACCAAAA tGTTTGAGGAGCCAGAAGATCCGAACAACCGTTCATTCTTTTCCGAAATCATCTCATCCATCTCCGATGTCAAGTTCAGCCACAGCGGACGCTACATGATGACGCGAGACTATCTGTCTGTCAAAATTTGGGACCTGAACATGGAATCCCGACCAGTAGAGACGTATCAG GTGCACGAATACCTCAGGAGTAAGTTGTGTTCACTTTACGAGAATGACTGCATTTTCGACAAGTTTGAATGCTGCTGGAATGGCAACGACAG CGTTGTGATGACTGGTTCCTACAACAACTTCTTCAGGATGTTTGACAGGGACTACCGACAGGACGTAACCTTCGAGGCGTCGCGGGAAAACAGCAAGCCGCGATCGGTCCTGAAGCCACGCAAAATAAGCACAGGTGGGAAGCGCAAAAAGGATGAGATCAGTGTAGACAGTCTGGACTTTAACAAGAAGATCCTGCACACTGCCTGGCATCCGCTGGACAACATCATAGCCGTGGCCACCACCAACAATCTGTACATATTCCAAGATAAACTGAACTAA
- the ppp2r2aa gene encoding serine/threonine-protein phosphatase 2A 55 kDa regulatory subunit B alpha isoform isoform X2, producing the protein MAGPGGGSSDVQWCFSQVKGAMDDDVAEADIISTVEFNHTGELLATGDKGGRVVIFQQEPESKNQPQCRGEYNVYSTFQSHEPEFDYLKSLEIEEKINKIRWLPQKNAAQFLLSTNDKTIKLWKISERDKRPEGYNLKEEDGRYRDPNTVTTLRVPVLRPMDLMVEASPRRVFANAHTYHINSISVNSDHETYLSADDLRINLWHLEITDRSFNIVDIKPANMEELTEVITAAEFHPDQCNTFVYSSSKGTIRLCDMRASALCDQHTKMFEEPEDPNNRSFFSEIISSISDVKFSHSGRYMMTRDYLSVKIWDLNMESRPVETYQVHEYLRSKLCSLYENDCIFDKFECCWNGNDSVVMTGSYNNFFRMFDRDYRQDVTFEASRENSKPRSVLKPRKISTGGKRKKDEISVDSLDFNKKILHTAWHPLDNIIAVATTNNLYIFQDKLN; encoded by the exons ATGGCAG GGCCCGGTGGTGGGAGCAGCGATGTGCAATGGTGCTTCTCTCAAGTCAAAGGAGCGATGGATGATGATGTGGCTGAAG CTGACATCATATCTACTGTTGAATTCAATCACACGGGGGAGCTTCTCGCCACGGGGGACAAAGGAGGTCGTGTTGTCATCTTTCAGCAGGAGCCAGAG AGTAAGAATCAGCCTCAGTGCAGAGGAGAGTACAACGTTTATAGCACCTTCCAGAGCCACGAGCCTGAGTTCGACTACCTGAAAAGTCTTGAGATTGAAGAGAAGATCAACAAGATTCGATGGTTACCTCAAAAGAATGCAGCACAGTTCCTTTTGTCCACAAATG ATAAAACCATCAAGCTGTGGAAAATTAGTGAGCGCGACAAGAGACCAGAGGGCTACAATTTGAAGGAAGAAGATGGGCGATACAGAGATCCCAATACTGTCACAACACTACGG GTACCGGTGTTGAGGCCCATGGACCTGATGGTGGAGGCCAGCCCCAGACGAGTGTTTGCAAACGCTCACACGTACCATATCAACTCCATATCAGTCAACAGTGACCATGAGACCTATCTGTCTGCAGATGACCTGCGCATAAACCTCTGGCATCTGGAGATCACTGATCGCAGCTTTA ATATTGTTGACATAAAGCCAGCCAATATGGAGGAGCTGACGGAAGTCATCACGGCTGCAGAGTTCCACCCCGACCAGTGTAACACTTTTGTTTACAGCAGCAGCAAGGGAACCATCCGCCTGTGTGATATGAGGGCATCAGCACTGTGTGACCAGCATACCAAAA tGTTTGAGGAGCCAGAAGATCCGAACAACCGTTCATTCTTTTCCGAAATCATCTCATCCATCTCCGATGTCAAGTTCAGCCACAGCGGACGCTACATGATGACGCGAGACTATCTGTCTGTCAAAATTTGGGACCTGAACATGGAATCCCGACCAGTAGAGACGTATCAG GTGCACGAATACCTCAGGAGTAAGTTGTGTTCACTTTACGAGAATGACTGCATTTTCGACAAGTTTGAATGCTGCTGGAATGGCAACGACAG CGTTGTGATGACTGGTTCCTACAACAACTTCTTCAGGATGTTTGACAGGGACTACCGACAGGACGTAACCTTCGAGGCGTCGCGGGAAAACAGCAAGCCGCGATCGGTCCTGAAGCCACGCAAAATAAGCACAGGTGGGAAGCGCAAAAAGGATGAGATCAGTGTAGACAGTCTGGACTTTAACAAGAAGATCCTGCACACTGCCTGGCATCCGCTGGACAACATCATAGCCGTGGCCACCACCAACAATCTGTACATATTCCAAGATAAACTGAACTAA
- the bnip3la gene encoding BCL2 interacting protein 3 like a has protein sequence MSTAPAPQNNNEDPGLQGSWVELELNGNTGAESRQTSLLTTPAEDQINANAGMSQSLQPLEEAESDETLIGGLEHVPSSSSIHNGDMEKILLDAQHESSPSNSSCVSPHRPPSPEQDDGQITFDVEMSSPRGSQSEDDTADKDREDDILMNKEIDWVANWSSRPENIPPKEFHFRHPRRSGSLSMRKSGVMKKGGIFSAEFLKVFIPSLLISHMLALGLGVYIGKRIATAATSSY, from the exons ATGTCCACCGCTCCTGCACCTCAAAACAATAACGAAGATCCGGGACTGCAAG GCTCCTGGGTAGAGCTGGAGCTGAATGGCAATACAGGGGCAGAGAGTAGGCAGACCAGCCTGCTGACAACACCTGCTGAAGACCAAATCAATGCAAATGCAGGCATGAGTCAAAGTCTCCAGCCTTTAGAAGAGGCTGAAAGTGATGAAACCCTGATTGGAGGACTGGAGCATGTGCCGTCATCATCTTCTATCCATAATGGAGACATGGAAAAAATACTCCTGGATGCTCAGCATGAGTCCAGCCCGAGTAATTCATCCTGTGTGAG TCCTCACAGACCACCAAGTCCAGAGCAGGATGATGGCCAGATAACATTTGATGTAGAGATGTCCAGCCCAAGAGGAAGTCAG TCAGAGGATGATACTGCAGACAAGGACAGAGAGGATGACATCTTGATGAACAAAGAAATAGATTGGGTGGCCAATTGGTCCAGTAGGCCTGAAAACATCCCCCCAAA GGAGTTCCACTTTAGACATCCCCGACGTTCAGGATCTTTGAGTATGCGGAAGAGTGGCGTCATGAAGAAAGGTGGCATCTTCTCTGCTGAATTCCTAAAAGTTTTCATTCCTTCGCTGCTTATCTCACACATGCTGGCTCTTGGCCTTGG ggtGTACATTGGGAAAAGAATCGCTACAGCCGCCACCAGCTCCTACTGA